In the genome of Anaerolineae bacterium, the window GCAACCGCGAGCTGGTGATGCCCGGTGTGGTCAGCTCGCGGCCCTGTTGCTGAGTGTTAGCCGAAGTACTGCATGCAGCGGCGCGTGCCGAGTCCGCGACGATGCCGTCCGCCTGGCCCAAGGCAGGCCATATCCTTCACACCTAGGCCCTGCTCGCTGCCGGTGCGCGGCCCAGGGTGCAGCAAGAGTGTCTGAGGCCCTTGGCCTCTCCGGCGTCGTGGCCTTCTCTGTGAACGCGAGACCCTCGGGCAACTGGACGCGACGTGAGAGTTCGCCCGGGAGTTATGCCTTGTTCGACGCCCTGGGCGGCACTGATGGCCAGGCACCCGGGCGCGGCGGCAGCGCCTTCCAGGCAGCCAGCGTGCTCTGACAGCGTCATCTCCGGCCCCCAGGGGTTGGCAGTCTTGCTGCACGGCTCCCAGCGGGCACCTTGGGGGCCCAAGCCATCTGTGGGCTTCGGGCAGAGGAACTGACCACTGCCGCCCACTGGTCTACTGCATGCCGATGCCAGCTGGGTAGGGGGCTGCCGGCGAAGCGGTCGGCTGTATCATTGTGTGAGCGAATGTTAGTGGAGGAAGTTAGATGAAACGTTTGGATGTCATCTGGTCAGGTGCACTTGTGCTTTCGCTCTTGCCCGTCATACTGCCCATCTCAGCCATCAGGCCCGGCCCAACTGCGACGGCTCAGGGCCTTCCCCTTGCATCCGTCTCCCTCGTCAAGGACATCAACGCCACTGGGTCGGGCCCCATGGCCGGACCGGGGCCGATAGCTGCAGTTGGCGGGATGCTCTATCTCGTGGTGGATGATGAAGCCCATGGCCAGGAGATCTGGCGCAGCGACGGGACTCCCGGAAACGCTACCCTGGTCCGGGACATCCATCCGGGTGCCGCTGGGTCAGACATCAGCGAGTTGGCGGACTTCGGAGGTGCGCTCTACTTCCGGGCGGACGACGGCAGCCACGGCCCGGAGCTGTGGCGTAGCGACGGTACCGCTGCCGGCACCGTCATGGTCAAGGACATCAACCCCGGGCCGCCCGGATCGTCACCGACGTTCCTGAATGTAGTGGATGGCACGCTCTACTTCACCGCCGATGATGGGGTGCACGGCCCGGAGCTGTGGCGTAGCGATGGCACCGAGGTGGGCACCGTCCTGGTGGCAGATATCAACCCCGGCGCCAACGGCTCCAGCCCAGGGGAAGTTACAGGCTGGAACAGCGCCGTCTACTTCACCGCCGAGGACGGGGTGCACGGCCCGGAGCTGTGGCGCAGTGACGGCACGCCGACCGGGACTGCCCTGGTCAAGGACATCAACCCTGGCCCCGCAGGGTCTCTCCCGGAAGGGATGACGCCCTTCCTCAGCAGGCTCTTCTTCGCCGCGACCGATGCAGCCTCAGGCCGGGAGCTGTGGAGCACCAACGGCACCGATGCGGGCACCATGCTGGTGACAGACATAAACCCGGGCGCGGGCAGCGCGAATCCCCGTTCATTCGCCCGGTCAGACGCCTTCCTCTTCTTCAACGCTTACGAGCCGGGCACAGGCCAGGAGCTGTGGGCGCACACAGTCATTGTGGGCACGTTCCAGGTCAAGGATATCTGGCCTGGCACCACCTCTTCCGGTCCCAGTAAGCTTACCGTTGTGGGTAGTACTGTCTACTTCGGTGCCGCCAGCCCTGGTGCGGGCCAGGAGCTGTGGAAGAGCGACGGCTACCCCGCCGGCACCGTCATGGTCAGGGACGTCATACCGGGCACGGGTAACCTCAGCCTTCTCGAGCTTACGGATCTGGGCGGGGCAGTCTATTTCACCGGCGCCAGCAGCAGAGAGCTCTGGCGCAGCGACGGAACGACGGCAGGCACCATCCCGGTCACGAGCTTTTCCTCGGTCGGTGGCGGGGTGGCCGGGCTCCTCACCGTTGCCGGACCGGTGCTGTACTTCCTCGCCCTGCCTTCTCCCACCGAAGTGGGGCTCTGGAAGAGCGATGGCACCTCAGCCGGCACAGTGGCTGTGTTCAACTTCGGCCTGGGTCCTGTCGGCTCCTATCCGGGCGCGTTGACCGGCCTCGGCGGCACTGTCTACTTCGGGGCCGACGATGGGATCCATGGATACGAGCTATGGAAGAGCGACGGCACCCCAACTGGCACCAGCATGGTCATGGACATCTATGCCGGCGACCTCGGCTCAGACCCGGCGGAGTTGCTGCCCGTGGGCGGAATCCTCTACTTCACCGCGAGTGACCCCGTCAACGGGCGCGAGCTATGGCGCAGTGATGGCACCACCGCGGGCACCATGATGGTGAGGGACATCTGGCCAGGCCCCGTGGGCTCAGACCCGAGTGGTCTCTCTGACCTCAATGGAACGCTGTACTTCAGCGCCCATGAGCCCGGCACGGGTGCGGAACTATGGCGGAGCGATGGCACCGCCGCCGGCACCGTGATGGTCCAGGACATCCATGCCGGCACGGGCGGTTCAAACCCGACCGACTTGCTCAACGTGAACGGCGTCCTCTACTTCGCCGCCTATGAACCTTCCTCGGGCACTGAGCTATGGCGAAGCGACGGTACCTCGGCTGGCACTGCGCTAGTCAAAGACATTGGGCCCGGTGCTGCTCTTGGTTCGTTCCCATCCGGATTCGCCAGCCTGGGAGGCATCTTGTACTTCAGTGCCAGTGACGGAATGAGCGGTCAAGAGCTATGGCGTAGCGACGGGACCACCGCTGGGACCTATATGGTGAGCGACATCAACGCGGGCCCAGGTGACTCGCATCCGGACAGCCTTACCGCGGCCGATGGCGTTCTCTACTTCGTGGCAGACGAAGGAATCAGTGGCCGGGAGGTGTGGAGAAGCGACGGTACCTCCGCCGGCACCCACCTACTCGAGGACGTGTATCCCGGGCCGCTGTCGTCGTACCCTTCGTCGCTACTCAGCGCCAAGGGCGTGCTCTACTTCAGCGCCATCGGTCCCGGCGCTGGCCGCGAGCTGTGGAGAAGCGACGACACAGCCGGCGGCACCGCGATGGTGAAAGACGTCTACCCCGGCGCGACCGGCTCGCAGCCGGCGGAGTTGGCCAGCTTCGGCAGCGTTGTCATCTTTGCTGCCAGCGATGGTGTCAGCGGCTACGAGCTGTGGCAGAGCGATGGTACTGAGGCCGGTACCGTTATCCTTGGGGACCTCGCCCCCGGCAGCGACAACTCCAACCCCTCCGGGTTGGCCGTACTGGGAACACGGGTGTTCATGAGTGCCTTCGGTCCCACCACCGGCTACGAGCTCTGGGTACTGGAGTCCGTGGCTGAGACCTATCTGCCGCTCGTGTCCAGGTTCTAGGGAGCCGGTAGCCGGCTGGGATTCGGTGTCGGCTGGAAGCCGCGGGCGTGGTCGTGCTCGCGGCGCAGCAAGAGGCGCGCAGACGCTCGGGCTGCCGGGTAGGAGGGGTGCCAGCCAGTAGGCCGTCTCCCGACAGGGAGCCCGGCCCCCATGTGCTCCACTGCCTGCCGCTGTAGTAGAATGAACGTTTGGTGGTGCACATGCTGGACAAGTATTTGCAGGTATTGGAATACCCCAAGGTTCTGGCGCGGCTGGCCGAGCATACCTCTTTCTCGGGCGGGCGTGACCTGGCGCTGTCTCTGGATGTGGCTACCGACCTGGCCGAGGCCACTCGGCGCCAGAAGGAGACCACGGAGGCTCGCCTCCTGCTGAGGGTCAAGGCGGATGTGTCGCTCGGGGGCGCACATGACGTTCGCCCGCTCCTGCAGCGGGCCGAGCGCGGCATGCGTCTGCTGCCGCAGGAACTGCTGGACGTGGAGAGCACCCTGTCTGCCGCCCAGCCCATCTACCGTACTCTCACACGCACGGCCGGGCAGTTCCCGCTGCTGGCGTCGCTGGCCTCCCGTATCGAGGCCTGCCGTCCTGTGGTGGACGAGGTTCGGCGCTGCATCACCCCCAAGGGAGAAGTGGCGGACGCAGCCAGTCCCGAGCTAGCCCGGGCCCGCGCCGAGCTGATGGCCGCCCGAGATCGGTTGCTGCAGCGCCTTGAGCGGATGGTGACCTCGGACGAGAATGCCCCCTTTCTGCAGGAGCCCATCGTTACTCAGCGGAGCGGCCGCTACGTCATCCCGCTGCGGGCCGAGTGCCGGGGACGGATACGCGGGATCGTGCACGATGAGTCGGCCAGTGGAGCTACGCTCTTCATAGAGCCCCTGGCTACGGTGGAGCTCAACAACGAGCTACGCGAGGCGCAGATCCGGGAGGAGCGTGAGGTACTGAGGGTGCTCGACCGGCTCACCGGGCTGGTGGCTCAAGAGGCGGCGCTGATCGAGCGGACGGTGTCGGTGTTGGCGGAGTTCGACCTGATCTTCGCCCGGGCCCGCTACGCCGAGCAACTGCGGGCGGTGGAGCCGAACCTGGTGGGCTTCGCTCCTCGGCAGGTGCTGGATGAGGAGCGGGGGATCTACCATCCGGGGACGAGGCTCCGGCTGCTCCAGGCCCGGCATCCACTCTTGCCCCAGGACACGGTTGTGCCCATAGACGTGGCCCTGCGCCTGGGGCCTCAGGGCTACTTCGTCATCGTGATCACCGGGCCCAACACCGGGGGCAAAACGGTGGCTCTGAAGACAGTGGGGCTCCTGAGCCTGATGGCTCAGGCTGGCATGCACGTCCCCGCCGACGAGGGTACCACCCTCACCGTCTTCGACGGTGTGTACGCCGATATTGGGGACGAGCAGAGCATCGAGCAGTCGCTGTCCACCTTCTCCTCCCACATGAGCAATATCATCCACATCCTAGGCCAGGCGAGCGAGCGGAGCCTGGTGCTGCTGGACGAGCTGGGCGCGGGTACTGACCCGGTGGAGGGCTCCGCCCTGGCCCGCTCTCTGCTTGTGGAGCTGATCCAGCGCGGGGTGACTACCATGGCCACTACTCACCACCCCGAGCTCAAGGTCTTCGCCCAGGGCGAGCCGGGGGTGGCCAACGCCAGCGTGGAGTTCGACGCCCACACCCTGGCGCCCACCTACCAGCTAACCATAGGGCTGCCGGGGCGCAGCAACGCCTTCGCCATCGCGGAGCGGCTTGGCCTGCAGCGTCACATCGTCGAGCGAGCCAGGCTGCTGGTGGACCCTCAAGTGCTGCAGACGGAGGACCTCCTGCGGGAGATCAAGCTCCTACGGGATCAGTCTGAGCGGCAACTGACTGAGGCGGCCCAGATTCGGCAGCGAGCGGAGGAACAGGAGGCCGACCTGCGAGCGCGCCTGGACCAGTTGGAGCGAGAGCGAGAGCAGGTCCTGGAACAGGCGCGACAGGAAGGCCGGCGGGAGCTGGAGTCCCTTCGGGAGGAGATCGCCGCTACCCGGGCATACCTGGCCAAAGCACGCGTGGCGGAGCAGGTGAGCGAGGTGCGGCGGGTTCTCTCTGAGGCGGAGGGCCTGGCGGAGAGGGCTGCCGAGGCCGTGGCGCCCACGCCGAGCACCCTTCGTCGAACAGGCGCTGAGCCTGAAGTGGGAGACCTGGTGTGGGTGGGCAGCCTGAAGACTCAGGGCACGGTGACGGGCGTGGAGGCCGGTCACGCCGAGGTGGCCGTGGGCAGCCTGCGGCTGCGGGTGGCGCTGGACGACCTGGAGGTGCGCGAGCCCGCGGTCGAGGAAAGCATGAGCTCTGGCCGGGGGCGATCGAGGGTGGTTCAGCTGCCGGCGAGTCCGGCGGTGAAGCCGGAGTTACATCTGCGGGGAATGCGGGTGGAAGAGGCGGTGCCGGAACTGCAGCGTTACCTGGACGAGGCTTACCTGGCAGCGCTAGGGCGCGTGAGGGTAGTGCACGGGAAGGGCACCGGCACTCTGCGCCGCTTCGTGCGCGAGGAGTTGGCCCGGCATCCTCTGGTGGCCTCGGTGCGGTCGGGAGGTCCGGCCGAGGGCGGCGACGGCGTCACTGTGGTCGAACTGGTACCGCGATAGGATGGGCTCGCCCCAGGGGCCGCAGGTGGTGTGCGCCTCCAGGCGGACCGACTTGCCGGGATGCTACACCGAGTGGCTGGCCCGCGCCGTCCGGGCGGGCCAGGCCGTGGTGAGACAGCCCTACTCCGGTGAGGCGCGGCAGGTTGACCTGGCGCCCGACCGGGTACACACCATGGTTCTCCTGTCGAAGGACTTTGGCCCTCTCCTCCGAGACGAACATGGCCTGAGGACGGCCCTTGAGCAGTACGAGCAGGTGTGCTGCCAGCTGACGGTGACCGGGCTGGGCGGCTCGCGGCTCGAGCCCGGCGTCCCTCCGCCGGAGGTGGTGCTGGCCCAGCTCGGCCCCCTGGTGGCTTGGCTGGGCGCGAAAAGGCTGACCGTCCGGTTCGATCCCATCGTTCATTGGGTCGAGGGCGACCGGGTGGTGAGCAACTTGGATCGGGCGGACGCGGTGCTAGCCGCATGCGCCCGCGCTGGGCTGAGTAGCGTGCGGCTGTCGTTCGCCACCGTGTACGCCAAGATGAAGGGGCGAGGGGTGGAATGGCACGACCCGTCGCCTGGCGAGAAGCTGGCGATGGCGGCAGACCTAGTGATGAGGGCGAAGGCGTTGGGGCTGTCGCTGCTCGGGTGTTGCCAGCCGGAGCTGGCCCCCGCCGGAGTCATCCCGGCGGGCTGCATTGATGGGGCCGAGCTGAGCCGGTTGCACCCGCGGAGGCTGCCTGCACCCACCGGCAAGGATCGAGGCCAGCGCGCCGCCTGCCGGTGCACCCCGAGCGTAGACATCGGCTCCTACGACATGCGTTGCCCCAACGGCTGCCTCTACTGCTACGCCAACCCCCGGAGAGGGAGACACGGAGACGAGGAGAGGGGGAGGCACGGAGACGAGCTGGGGGCAGTCTCCCCCTCTCCGCGTCACCCCCTCTCCCCCTCTCCTCCTGTGACGCCCGGCTCGCCGCGTGCTAGCGAGGAGAGAGTCCCGCGAGCAGCTGGGTGAGTGAGTCGTGGGCCAGGCGGGCTACGGTGAAGGGGTCGTCTTCCCACAGGTCGCGGCTGAAGACCTCGACGGAGCAGTAGCCCTCGTACCCTTTGCTCTGGATCAGCCCCAGCATCTCGACCAGAGGCAGGACCCCCTGGCCCGGTAGCACTCGATCCCGGTCAGTCCAGGATTCTCGGGGCAGATTGCCGACATCGTTGACGTGCACCAGTGCCAGCAGGCTTGCATCCATGTCCTCTAGGTCGGCCATCTTGCTGATGCCGGCATAGAAGTGGAAGGTGTCAAAGAGCACCCCCAGATTGGCTCGATCCGCCCGCCGGACCAGCTCCTGAGCCGTCGGCAGCGATCCGACCAGTCGGCTCCCCTTGATGAACTCCAGTGCGATGCTGACTTCCTGTTGCGCCGCTAGGTCGGCCACCTGGGCCAGGTTGGCGGCCGCCGTCTCGTAGGCGGAGAGGCTGGCCTCCTCGGGGCTTTCGGAGAACACCACCAGGGTATCGGCGCCCAGGGCCCGGGTCAGCATCAGGCGATGGCGCAATTGGTCCAGGATTCGTCGTCGCTCGGCGCCCGAAGAGAGAAGACAGCCGCCCTGGGCGCAGGCGGCGACAGCGCGCAAGCCGAGGCGGCGCAGCAGGTCCTGAGCCCTGTCGAGGCTGCCACCGTCGGCCAGGTAGGCTTCCAGCTTGGCCAGCCAGAGCTCCACTGACTCAAACCCCGCCTCGGCGTAGGCGCGCAAATCAGTCTCAAGGTCAGTGGTCATGGTGGTGGCCTGGTTAATGCATCCTTGCATGCTGACCCCCTTGCATGGCCCCGGGCAACCGAGGACGTGGCCACCCGGGGCCATCACTCATGCAGTGAGCTTCACCGAGGCGGCCGGCGGACACCGACCACGGGTCCTGGGATTCGGTTTGGGCCCTACGGGCCCGGCCGGCTTCAGGCGGCCGTTCGGCGATGTGCGACCAGCCTCCAGAGCGCCAGCCCTCCGCCGCCCGCGAGCAGGAGCCCCGCGGCCATCAGCGCCGCCGCCCAGAGGCCAGAGCCGCCGTCACCGGTCGTGGGCAGAGCCGGAACGGGTGTGGCAGTGGCAGTGGGAGCTTCGGGCTGGGGCGTGGCGGTTGGGGGCACTGGTGTGCTAGGCACCTCGGTGGGCGCCGGCACCGGTGTCTCGGTGGGTGGGACGGGCGTGTCCGTCGGAGGAACCGGAGTGCCGGTTGGCTCCGGGGTATCGGTTGGCACCGGTGTGTCGGTGGGCGGGATGGGTGTATCTGTCGGAGGAACCGGAGTGTCTGTCGGTATCGGGGTGTCGGTAGGCACGGGCGTATCTGTCGGGGGCGGAGGCGAGGGGGTCACGGTGGGCGTCTCGCCCATTGCGGACAGCGCCGACGCGTCGTCGGCCAGGGCGAGGCTGCCGGCAGAGAGGATGAGCATCAGGACGGCGAGCAGTAGCAGGGCGTGCCTCGGTCGCATGCGGAATCTCCTTTGGGTAGTAATGAGAGTTGCTGTCTGCCGGCTCTAGCCGGCGTTGCGTGCTACCATGGGCAACATGGCCCACCTGAGGGTCGAAGCCGGCGTGGGTGGCAGGCCCAGAGCAGGGTCTCCCAACACGCCGTACGTATCCACCAGGTCGCGATGCAACGGCCCAAGGGCCAATTTACCCGCCAGCATAGCTTCGCCGATAGAGCCCCCCTGTAGCAGCGTCGCAATGACGGCTGACTGCATCTGCCGGTGCCCGGCGGCGCTGCCCATGCTCAACGGCGAGAGAGACGCTATTGTGCCCCGGTCGGGCGCCAGAAGCAAGGCCTCGTCTAGGCTGGGAGCATTGGGATGATAGAAGACGCCGGTAAAGCAGGTCATAGAGAGGAGCACGGTCAAGG includes:
- a CDS encoding sugar phosphate isomerase/epimerase, whose translation is MQGCINQATTMTTDLETDLRAYAEAGFESVELWLAKLEAYLADGGSLDRAQDLLRRLGLRAVAACAQGGCLLSSGAERRRILDQLRHRLMLTRALGADTLVVFSESPEEASLSAYETAAANLAQVADLAAQQEVSIALEFIKGSRLVGSLPTAQELVRRADRANLGVLFDTFHFYAGISKMADLEDMDASLLALVHVNDVGNLPRESWTDRDRVLPGQGVLPLVEMLGLIQSKGYEGYCSVEVFSRDLWEDDPFTVARLAHDSLTQLLAGLSPR
- a CDS encoding DUF1848 family protein, producing MPGCYTEWLARAVRAGQAVVRQPYSGEARQVDLAPDRVHTMVLLSKDFGPLLRDEHGLRTALEQYEQVCCQLTVTGLGGSRLEPGVPPPEVVLAQLGPLVAWLGAKRLTVRFDPIVHWVEGDRVVSNLDRADAVLAACARAGLSSVRLSFATVYAKMKGRGVEWHDPSPGEKLAMAADLVMRAKALGLSLLGCCQPELAPAGVIPAGCIDGAELSRLHPRRLPAPTGKDRGQRAACRCTPSVDIGSYDMRCPNGCLYCYANPRRGRHGDEERGRHGDELGAVSPSPRHPLSPSPPVTPGSPRASEERVPRAAG
- a CDS encoding endonuclease MutS2, with protein sequence MLDKYLQVLEYPKVLARLAEHTSFSGGRDLALSLDVATDLAEATRRQKETTEARLLLRVKADVSLGGAHDVRPLLQRAERGMRLLPQELLDVESTLSAAQPIYRTLTRTAGQFPLLASLASRIEACRPVVDEVRRCITPKGEVADAASPELARARAELMAARDRLLQRLERMVTSDENAPFLQEPIVTQRSGRYVIPLRAECRGRIRGIVHDESASGATLFIEPLATVELNNELREAQIREEREVLRVLDRLTGLVAQEAALIERTVSVLAEFDLIFARARYAEQLRAVEPNLVGFAPRQVLDEERGIYHPGTRLRLLQARHPLLPQDTVVPIDVALRLGPQGYFVIVITGPNTGGKTVALKTVGLLSLMAQAGMHVPADEGTTLTVFDGVYADIGDEQSIEQSLSTFSSHMSNIIHILGQASERSLVLLDELGAGTDPVEGSALARSLLVELIQRGVTTMATTHHPELKVFAQGEPGVANASVEFDAHTLAPTYQLTIGLPGRSNAFAIAERLGLQRHIVERARLLVDPQVLQTEDLLREIKLLRDQSERQLTEAAQIRQRAEEQEADLRARLDQLEREREQVLEQARQEGRRELESLREEIAATRAYLAKARVAEQVSEVRRVLSEAEGLAERAAEAVAPTPSTLRRTGAEPEVGDLVWVGSLKTQGTVTGVEAGHAEVAVGSLRLRVALDDLEVREPAVEESMSSGRGRSRVVQLPASPAVKPELHLRGMRVEEAVPELQRYLDEAYLAALGRVRVVHGKGTGTLRRFVREELARHPLVASVRSGGPAEGGDGVTVVELVPR